The following coding sequences are from one uncultured Desulfobacter sp. window:
- a CDS encoding transposase encodes MNTGKQLKFSNLRKTVSKRADEIVDKRQDGKTKHSMHDSCLSALAMMFFQDPSMLEFQKRLEEASQLNNLRTMFKVTTIPKDNQMRAILDDVPSEQLFPVFSDFFGLLQRGNHLNDYRFLEDGYIIPIDGTQYFRSESVNCPSCLVKKHRNGTVSYSHQSLCAAVVHPDKRQVFPLAPEPIKNTDGTKKQDCEINAGKRILQRIRTDHPKLKIVITADDLYSKKPFVDLLQKLKMSFILVAKPTDHTILFEQVLQKEEQDDVNQIEWKDKKGLIHKYEWINGLRLNGDTSAPVINFLEYSILKDQDKIIYTNSWVTDIEVNAGNVKKLVKAGRAKWKIENENFNTLKNQGYHAEHNFGHGENNLSFNFFLIILMAFSMHQIIELMDPLFKKARAKFSARKEFWNQLRCTIRIIIFRNWESLLQFIISPSTEIRAP; translated from the coding sequence TTGAACACTGGGAAACAACTCAAATTTTCAAACCTTAGAAAAACGGTTTCTAAACGGGCCGATGAGATTGTTGACAAACGCCAAGATGGGAAAACCAAACACTCCATGCATGATTCATGTCTGAGTGCCCTTGCTATGATGTTTTTTCAAGATCCTTCAATGCTTGAATTTCAAAAGCGCCTTGAAGAGGCATCACAATTGAACAATTTGCGGACAATGTTCAAGGTTACTACCATCCCAAAAGATAATCAAATGAGGGCTATCCTCGACGATGTACCTTCGGAGCAACTGTTTCCGGTTTTCTCAGACTTTTTCGGCTTGCTTCAACGAGGCAATCATTTAAACGATTATCGTTTTTTGGAAGATGGCTATATTATTCCGATTGACGGCACACAATATTTTCGATCCGAGAGCGTTAATTGCCCTTCATGCTTGGTGAAAAAACACCGCAATGGAACCGTCAGTTACTCACATCAATCTCTCTGTGCTGCTGTGGTTCATCCAGACAAGCGCCAGGTATTTCCATTAGCACCGGAACCCATAAAGAATACCGATGGCACCAAAAAGCAGGATTGTGAGATTAACGCCGGAAAACGGATACTGCAGCGCATTCGAACGGACCACCCAAAGCTGAAAATAGTCATCACCGCTGATGATCTATATTCCAAAAAACCATTCGTTGACCTTCTTCAAAAATTAAAAATGTCTTTTATTCTGGTGGCAAAGCCCACAGATCATACAATTTTATTCGAGCAGGTCCTGCAGAAAGAAGAACAGGATGACGTCAACCAGATCGAATGGAAAGACAAAAAAGGGCTGATCCATAAATACGAGTGGATCAATGGGCTTCGTTTAAATGGGGACACATCGGCACCGGTAATAAATTTCCTCGAGTACAGTATTCTCAAAGATCAGGATAAAATCATCTATACCAATAGCTGGGTGACGGATATTGAGGTGAACGCCGGCAATGTCAAAAAGCTTGTCAAGGCAGGCAGGGCCAAATGGAAAATTGAAAATGAAAATTTCAACACCTTGAAAAACCAAGGATATCATGCTGAGCACAATTTTGGGCATGGCGAAAATAATCTTTCATTTAATTTTTTCCTGATTATTCTAATGGCATTCTCCATGCATCAGATCATCGAATTAATGGACCCGCTTTTTAAGAAAGCAAGGGCCAAATTCAGTGCCCGAAAAGAATTCTGGAATCAACTACGCTGTACCATTCGGATTATCATTTTTAGAAACTGGGAATCATTGCTACAATTTATAATATCACCATCAACTGAAATTCGAGCACCCTGA
- a CDS encoding retention module-containing protein: MAQAGVIKTITGDVNARTPDGQVRQLMAGDMVYENEMIETSADSELTIELNDGRTLDLAGNSQVVLDETVVATVAPQDAVVAEVQELQAALEAGDDIPDEETAAGEEDAGHDYNLAYYAGDQSGGEVDSYLFGTTYGDEAVDFPAIEGEQDPEAAPEPNPVFIVGSSDDDEGSFGTEHTVNPYEGGQGEILGQAGADILVGDPGSITPVSNNYILVLDFSDSMTNEPDDTDLDKLRSAEINSTIALINDIKTSVENAVDGYKVKINLLPFAKSADAEENSAWISFENVNGTVVIEEGINSTDQYEGIMDWIQNYTTSADYLENVGWTNYFAAFSEAYSLIDSDNYAQNNVIFISDGSDNGKMLYRNGVDLYVNPDYGDPYSDYNTAYEQAYNALNGEDVESIRAVGIDMSSDRAANRMEGIDTTDEGAISIQSGQLYNEMYDLMIPQEIDYSLDPAGNDVIYGNDGNDLIFGDVLNTDGLLNVITNSESDYYNEDYDLSTIVDLPPGSGWEVFEKLEEANLDLWTREDTIRYIKDPDNHKNLVKETVLDDGDVRDGGDDYIYGGAGDDIIYGQEGDDTIDAGSGDDVVDGGSGFDTLAVTSETELDFSNVSNIESIDLNEDGVDQTVTLSLDQVLSMTDEDNILQITGESGDSVTLTGVDSGDWTHDGNGLFTNVADNSIQITIEAVNDGVDIDVDVDNGDSFQV, translated from the coding sequence ATGGCACAAGCAGGAGTTATTAAAACAATTACAGGCGATGTAAATGCGCGAACCCCTGATGGACAGGTTCGCCAACTCATGGCCGGGGACATGGTTTATGAAAATGAAATGATTGAAACTTCTGCAGATTCCGAACTTACCATTGAATTGAACGATGGAAGGACACTGGACCTGGCAGGAAACAGCCAAGTTGTCCTTGATGAAACCGTTGTTGCAACCGTTGCACCACAGGATGCGGTTGTTGCGGAGGTCCAGGAACTTCAGGCCGCCCTGGAAGCAGGTGACGACATCCCTGATGAAGAGACGGCAGCAGGTGAGGAAGATGCAGGACATGATTATAATCTTGCATATTATGCAGGAGATCAATCCGGGGGCGAAGTCGATAGTTATCTCTTTGGTACCACATATGGTGACGAAGCGGTAGATTTTCCGGCCATAGAAGGTGAACAGGACCCCGAAGCTGCACCTGAACCTAATCCTGTGTTTATCGTTGGATCTTCAGATGATGATGAAGGCTCTTTCGGGACCGAGCATACTGTAAATCCGTATGAAGGGGGGCAGGGGGAAATCCTTGGCCAGGCCGGCGCAGATATACTGGTTGGAGATCCAGGATCAATTACGCCGGTATCAAACAACTACATTCTGGTTCTTGATTTCTCTGATTCAATGACAAATGAACCCGACGACACCGACCTTGATAAACTTAGAAGTGCAGAAATAAATTCAACAATTGCCCTCATCAATGATATTAAAACCAGTGTTGAGAATGCTGTTGACGGATACAAGGTAAAAATTAATCTACTACCCTTTGCAAAAAGCGCCGATGCAGAAGAAAATAGCGCCTGGATTTCTTTTGAAAATGTAAACGGTACGGTCGTTATCGAAGAGGGTATAAATTCCACGGATCAGTATGAAGGAATCATGGACTGGATTCAAAATTATACCACCTCTGCTGACTATTTAGAAAATGTCGGATGGACAAATTATTTTGCTGCTTTTAGTGAAGCTTATTCTCTTATTGATTCTGATAATTATGCTCAAAACAACGTCATTTTTATAAGTGATGGCTCAGATAACGGAAAGATGCTTTATCGAAATGGCGTTGATCTTTATGTTAACCCCGATTATGGCGATCCCTATAGTGATTATAACACGGCTTATGAGCAGGCATATAATGCACTGAATGGTGAGGATGTGGAAAGCATTCGGGCAGTCGGTATTGATATGAGCAGCGATAGAGCTGCAAACAGAATGGAGGGAATTGATACAACGGATGAAGGCGCTATAAGCATACAATCCGGCCAACTCTACAATGAAATGTATGATCTTATGATTCCCCAAGAAATAGATTATTCATTGGATCCAGCAGGCAATGATGTTATTTACGGCAATGACGGCAACGATCTTATTTTTGGTGATGTTCTGAATACGGACGGTCTCCTTAATGTTATCACCAATTCTGAGAGTGATTACTACAATGAGGATTATGATCTATCAACCATTGTAGATCTCCCCCCCGGGTCCGGGTGGGAAGTATTTGAAAAACTGGAAGAAGCAAATCTGGATTTGTGGACCCGGGAGGATACCATCCGATATATCAAGGATCCGGATAATCATAAAAACCTTGTAAAAGAAACAGTATTAGATGATGGCGACGTGCGTGATGGAGGGGACGATTATATATACGGCGGTGCAGGGGACGACATTATTTATGGACAGGAAGGTGATGACACCATAGATGCAGGGTCAGGAGATGACGTGGTTGACGGGGGGTCCGGATTCGACACCCTGGCGGTGACCAGTGAAACGGAGCTTGATTTCAGCAATGTCAGCAATATTGAAAGCATTGACCTGAATGAGGACGGTGTGGATCAGACGGTTACCCTCAGCCTGGATCAAGTCTTGAGTATGACGGATGAAGATAACATACTCCAAATTACCGGGGAATCGGGTGATTCAGTTACACTGACAGGTGTTGACAGTGGAGACTGGACTCATGACGGCAATGGATTGTTTACAAATGTTGCGGATAACAGTATCCAGATCACCATTGAAGCGGTCAATGACGGTGTGGATATTGATGTGGATGTGGATAACGGAGATTCATTCCAGGTATAA
- a CDS encoding response regulator transcription factor, giving the protein MVSVNIYSKDKTLVQLCMDLFGGRKQTRHLPADQTLAEYDISPKDILIIDFQACDEKDVPRIVCPCMALVAIPQKEQALRLLQRGIRAYGNRFMHQDNLKQAVQTLKTGQIWLPPAIISQVISALPTTKSEDRGEELLDILTSREAEVAKWLVGGLSNQEISEKMFVSVRTVKAHLTSIFKKTGCRNRLELATRMK; this is encoded by the coding sequence ATGGTGTCTGTCAATATATACAGCAAAGATAAGACCTTGGTTCAGCTATGCATGGATCTGTTCGGCGGCAGAAAACAGACCCGGCACCTGCCGGCTGATCAAACGCTTGCAGAATACGATATTTCACCCAAAGATATTCTGATCATTGATTTTCAAGCCTGTGATGAAAAGGATGTCCCAAGAATTGTCTGCCCCTGCATGGCCCTGGTTGCCATCCCCCAAAAAGAGCAGGCATTGCGGCTGTTGCAAAGGGGGATCCGGGCCTATGGTAATCGGTTTATGCACCAGGACAACCTCAAGCAGGCCGTCCAAACCCTTAAAACCGGACAGATCTGGCTGCCCCCGGCTATTATCTCCCAGGTGATTTCGGCATTGCCGACGACCAAATCAGAAGACCGGGGAGAAGAGCTGTTGGACATCCTGACATCCCGGGAGGCGGAAGTGGCCAAATGGCTGGTGGGCGGCTTGTCAAACCAGGAAATCAGTGAAAAGATGTTTGTGTCCGTCCGAACGGTGAAAGCCCATTTGACCTCTATTTTTAAAAAAACCGGCTGCCGCAACCGGCTTGAGCTTGCCACCCGGATGAAATAA
- a CDS encoding HlyD family type I secretion periplasmic adaptor subunit: MTIDIDAVKKIPPRRCPVGNGKKYSRTDIEFMDSLSAAVLSDNPSKTNIILYAVALVVISLIVWANYAELDERTQGIGRLIPSRQIQVIQNLEGGIIKDIKVMEGQAVKKGQILVVIDSTGAGSSFEESRSMIDELRVRSIRLAAEAGIRSFQAGVEKENDLSPDLLEKEERLYNANVARKQSEIEVLKQRIRQREIELSDTRMSISNLKISKEMLAREMALTEPMFEKRLVSEVEFLQLKQRVLDKKHEYESAVNEARSLSSKIKEGRNQLQEIRNRHKSEAQEELNKALAEISRLEKNQVAIEDRVLRTNVRSPVDGTVKQLLFNTLGGVVKPGMDIVEIVPNDDKLLVEAKIRPSDIAFLYPGLKAVVKVTAYDYAIYGGLDGKVVHISADTITDDRQEQFYLVRVMTEKNYLGTEDNKKEMIAGMTAQVDIITGKKTIMQYLMKPILRAKANALRER, from the coding sequence ATGACCATTGATATTGATGCGGTTAAAAAGATTCCCCCCAGAAGATGCCCTGTGGGAAACGGCAAAAAATACAGCCGGACGGATATTGAATTCATGGACAGCCTGAGTGCCGCCGTGTTGTCGGATAACCCGTCCAAAACAAATATCATACTGTATGCCGTTGCACTGGTGGTGATTTCACTGATCGTATGGGCAAATTATGCTGAACTTGACGAAAGAACCCAGGGCATCGGCCGGTTGATTCCTTCCCGGCAGATCCAGGTGATTCAGAATCTTGAGGGCGGTATCATCAAAGATATCAAGGTGATGGAGGGGCAGGCCGTTAAAAAAGGTCAGATTCTTGTCGTAATTGACAGCACAGGAGCCGGCAGTTCCTTTGAAGAGAGCCGGTCCATGATTGATGAACTGCGCGTACGGTCCATCCGGTTGGCAGCCGAAGCCGGTATTCGAAGCTTTCAGGCGGGTGTAGAAAAAGAAAATGATCTTTCACCGGATCTGCTTGAAAAGGAAGAACGGCTGTACAACGCCAATGTCGCGCGCAAACAAAGTGAAATAGAGGTGTTAAAGCAGCGCATCAGACAGCGGGAGATAGAATTGTCCGATACCCGCATGTCCATTTCGAATCTGAAAATCAGCAAAGAGATGCTCGCAAGGGAAATGGCGCTTACTGAACCCATGTTTGAAAAAAGACTGGTGTCGGAGGTTGAATTCCTACAGCTCAAGCAGAGGGTGTTGGACAAAAAACATGAGTATGAAAGTGCGGTAAACGAGGCCAGATCCCTGTCATCAAAAATAAAGGAGGGCCGCAACCAGCTCCAGGAGATCCGGAACCGGCACAAGTCCGAAGCCCAGGAGGAGCTGAACAAGGCCCTGGCCGAAATATCCAGGCTCGAGAAAAATCAGGTGGCCATAGAGGATCGGGTATTGCGCACAAATGTGCGTTCGCCCGTGGATGGTACGGTGAAACAACTGCTCTTCAATACCCTGGGCGGCGTGGTTAAACCGGGCATGGATATTGTGGAGATCGTGCCCAATGATGACAAGCTTCTGGTTGAAGCCAAGATCAGACCCTCTGATATTGCGTTTTTGTATCCGGGGCTTAAGGCGGTGGTCAAGGTGACGGCCTATGATTATGCCATCTACGGCGGCCTTGACGGCAAGGTGGTTCACATCAGTGCCGATACCATCACCGATGACCGCCAGGAACAATTTTATCTTGTCAGGGTCATGACCGAAAAAAATTACCTTGGCACCGAAGATAATAAAAAAGAGATGATTGCGGGCATGACGGCCCAGGTTGATATTATTACCGGTAAAAAAACCATCATGCAGTATTTAATGAAACCGATCCTGCGGGCAAAAGCCAATGCATTGAGGGAAAGATAG
- a CDS encoding type I secretion system permease/ATPase, whose translation MSQPYASDPLMQCLVALTRLNHSPSSEKVLSHGLPFEPGADRQRLFSIENPKANFSRAAQKAGFVSKLQKRQLKQIPSLVLPAILTLKDDNACLLLDIDFEKKHAEVIIPSIDDNPVEISIEKLEAEYLGYVFYLKKKYKGASLDPKAAGILKKKNWFFGTLMKFKGVYARVLLATFLVNLFVIAGPLFTLNVYDRIIPHHATDTLWVLASGVGLIYIFDLILKNIRTYFLENTARRSDVILSSMLFEQAMNLKLRDKPGSIGSFSSIIKDFDGIRSFFASSAVTAFIDLPFAAIFLLVIYSINHLIVLIPIVTVLLILLISIPIRYSIQKTINSTHDATHHRNSVLIESLSNLEAIKAFNAGSSMQWHWEESCGYIADKSRRSRVKSGSLSTVTAFLTQVNSVAIIITGVYLIKDAQLTMGGLIAVNILASRSISPMAQAVGLMLNFGQMKVGLNALNTFMKKDVERPENKKFIHRPHFRGDIEFKDVSFNYPEEQSRAVSNVSFYIKPGERVGIIGAVGSGKSTIGKLLLSLYEPNEGGIFIDGLNINQIDPADLRHNFSYVPQDVTLFSGSVRDNITLKAAHAPDDAIIRAAGIGGVNTFTDRHPQGMDFQVGEKGCRLSGGQRQSVAVSMAFIEKSPIVLLDEPTNAMDFNTEAQVIANIGRVTKGLTTIVVTHKPSILKIVDRILVMDKGELVMDGPKDDILARLSGKQK comes from the coding sequence ATGAGCCAGCCCTACGCTTCGGACCCACTGATGCAGTGCCTGGTCGCTTTGACCCGTTTGAACCACTCCCCCAGCTCGGAAAAAGTGCTTTCCCACGGCCTTCCGTTCGAACCCGGTGCCGACCGGCAGCGCTTGTTCAGCATTGAGAATCCCAAAGCCAATTTTTCACGCGCAGCACAAAAAGCAGGGTTCGTTTCAAAGCTGCAGAAGCGACAGCTTAAACAGATTCCTTCCCTGGTTCTGCCCGCAATTTTAACCCTGAAAGATGATAATGCCTGCCTTTTGCTTGATATCGATTTTGAGAAAAAGCATGCCGAGGTCATTATCCCATCCATAGATGATAACCCGGTTGAGATCAGCATTGAAAAACTGGAAGCTGAGTACCTGGGGTATGTGTTTTATCTTAAAAAAAAATATAAAGGGGCAAGCCTTGATCCTAAAGCGGCCGGCATTCTAAAGAAAAAAAACTGGTTTTTCGGCACGCTCATGAAATTCAAAGGGGTGTACGCAAGGGTCCTTCTTGCCACATTTTTGGTCAATCTTTTTGTCATTGCAGGGCCTTTGTTCACTTTGAACGTGTATGACCGAATTATTCCCCACCATGCAACCGATACTTTGTGGGTGTTGGCAAGCGGCGTGGGCCTTATTTACATTTTTGATTTGATTTTGAAAAACATCCGAACCTATTTTCTTGAAAATACAGCCCGTCGCAGCGACGTGATTCTCTCTTCCATGCTCTTTGAGCAGGCCATGAATCTGAAATTGCGGGATAAGCCGGGGTCCATCGGTTCATTTTCCAGTATCATAAAAGATTTTGACGGTATACGCTCATTTTTTGCCTCAAGTGCCGTCACCGCATTTATCGATCTTCCCTTTGCGGCAATTTTTCTCCTGGTGATTTATTCAATTAACCACCTCATTGTGCTCATCCCGATTGTCACGGTGCTTTTGATTTTGCTCATCAGTATCCCCATACGGTATTCGATCCAGAAAACCATCAACAGCACCCATGATGCCACCCACCACAGAAACAGTGTGCTCATTGAATCCTTGTCTAATCTTGAGGCGATCAAGGCGTTCAATGCCGGCAGCAGTATGCAGTGGCACTGGGAGGAGAGTTGCGGGTATATTGCCGACAAAAGCCGGCGGTCCCGGGTCAAATCCGGATCACTGTCCACCGTGACTGCCTTTTTGACCCAGGTGAACAGTGTAGCGATCATTATTACCGGCGTCTACCTGATCAAAGACGCCCAATTAACCATGGGCGGCCTGATTGCGGTGAATATTCTTGCTTCCCGTTCCATTTCGCCCATGGCCCAGGCTGTTGGGTTGATGTTGAATTTCGGACAGATGAAAGTCGGATTAAATGCCCTGAATACCTTCATGAAAAAAGATGTTGAACGACCTGAAAATAAAAAATTTATTCACCGACCCCATTTTAGAGGGGATATTGAATTTAAAGATGTGAGTTTCAATTATCCTGAGGAGCAAAGCCGGGCCGTTTCAAACGTCAGCTTTTACATAAAACCAGGAGAGCGGGTGGGGATCATCGGTGCCGTGGGGTCAGGGAAATCCACCATCGGCAAGCTGTTGCTCAGCCTGTATGAACCCAACGAGGGGGGGATTTTCATTGATGGACTGAACATCAACCAGATCGATCCGGCGGATTTGCGGCACAATTTTTCCTATGTGCCCCAGGATGTGACGCTTTTCAGCGGAAGTGTGCGGGATAATATTACGTTAAAGGCTGCCCATGCACCCGATGATGCCATTATCCGGGCGGCCGGGATCGGCGGGGTCAATACCTTTACAGACCGCCACCCCCAGGGCATGGATTTCCAGGTTGGGGAAAAGGGCTGTCGGTTGTCCGGCGGTCAGCGCCAGTCGGTTGCCGTGTCCATGGCATTTATTGAAAAAAGTCCAATTGTCTTACTGGATGAGCCGACCAATGCCATGGATTTCAATACCGAAGCCCAGGTGATTGCAAATATCGGCCGTGTCACCAAAGGTCTTACCACCATTGTCGTTACCCATAAACCTTCGATCCTTAAAATTGTTGATCGAATTTTGGTGATGGACAAAGGTGAACTTGTCATGGACGGCCCCAAGGATGATATTCTTGCACGATTGTCAGGGAAACAAAAATGA
- a CDS encoding EAL domain-containing protein, whose protein sequence is MSLLRQTQLLVTFLLTATLIIVLRINFNTAREFTANESYLNTKNNANMLALTLSNSGMDEDFMKTSINAMFDGGYFESISLVRRDGTLVYEKREPLVIHGVPFFFISHIDLVIPEVEAKVMAGWNIFGTLKIKGHPGSSYVKLWETLKQLCLQFIVLGILVFALSILGLRHLLGALETIKHQAEEICNNEFITNRDIPRTPELKKVVLAMNAMVKKVQSVFEHNLENLTKYQKLRYEDKITGLRNRAAFIKELTRLTGGDGPDVGGHMVILGMTGMEKIEVPGNRPLVHKIFKNMADILDARIKLAVPKASVYRFPRREFAVILPGTDAKAVILLMKEVMEKIISETNRHVPGPINACAGVSSYNSDDDVGRVLSKTDYALSEAKISRPGTVRIFKDQAFEKALGKQEWKTLIDVAFSENHFFLTAQPVQSDAGEFHREVFVNMVDQDGIQRKANLFIPMITTLGLASKLDRYIIEESAAFLQENTETVLAVNITTEFCRDHLAVAWLRQFLGDKKHLADRLLFEVHENTLINFSDICFEFAGLITGKGFKLGLDRFTMHDLSLKSLDKIKPYYIKIERDYLEVFDDPQKADMVLNALFAITQSLGIKLIAVKIENEPQRLELAGKNIAYFQGHGIADIIALKG, encoded by the coding sequence TTGAGTCTTTTAAGACAGACACAACTATTGGTGACCTTCCTTCTTACGGCAACCCTGATTATTGTCCTGAGAATCAATTTTAATACGGCCCGGGAATTTACAGCAAATGAATCCTATCTGAACACAAAAAATAACGCCAACATGCTTGCCTTGACACTGAGCAATAGCGGCATGGATGAAGACTTCATGAAGACCAGTATCAATGCCATGTTCGATGGCGGATATTTTGAATCCATCTCTTTGGTCCGCCGGGACGGCACGCTGGTGTATGAAAAACGAGAACCTTTGGTCATCCATGGCGTCCCTTTTTTTTTCATCTCTCACATTGATCTTGTTATCCCCGAAGTAGAGGCAAAGGTCATGGCGGGATGGAATATATTCGGTACCCTGAAAATCAAAGGCCATCCGGGCTCATCCTACGTAAAATTGTGGGAAACATTGAAACAGCTGTGCCTGCAGTTTATCGTACTCGGCATTTTAGTTTTTGCCTTAAGTATTTTAGGGTTGCGCCATCTTCTGGGGGCCTTGGAAACAATTAAGCACCAGGCAGAAGAGATTTGTAATAATGAGTTTATCACCAACCGGGATATTCCCCGGACACCTGAGTTGAAAAAAGTGGTACTTGCCATGAATGCCATGGTGAAAAAAGTACAGTCGGTTTTCGAGCACAATCTTGAAAATTTAACCAAGTATCAGAAATTAAGATATGAGGATAAGATTACAGGCCTGCGAAATCGGGCGGCTTTCATAAAGGAGCTCACCCGGTTGACCGGGGGGGATGGACCGGATGTCGGCGGGCATATGGTCATTTTGGGCATGACCGGCATGGAAAAGATCGAGGTCCCGGGAAACCGCCCCCTTGTTCATAAAATTTTTAAAAATATGGCGGATATTTTAGACGCCCGGATCAAACTTGCGGTACCCAAGGCGTCGGTCTACAGATTTCCAAGGCGGGAGTTTGCCGTAATCCTGCCGGGTACCGACGCCAAAGCAGTTATCTTGCTAATGAAAGAGGTGATGGAAAAAATTATATCGGAAACAAACAGGCATGTACCGGGCCCGATAAATGCCTGTGCCGGGGTTTCATCATACAACAGTGATGATGATGTGGGACGGGTGTTGTCCAAAACGGATTATGCGTTGTCAGAGGCAAAAATCAGCCGGCCGGGAACGGTTCGGATATTCAAGGATCAGGCATTCGAGAAGGCGTTGGGAAAGCAGGAGTGGAAAACATTGATCGATGTGGCTTTTTCCGAAAACCATTTTTTCCTGACAGCCCAGCCTGTCCAATCTGATGCCGGTGAATTTCACCGGGAAGTCTTTGTCAACATGGTGGATCAGGACGGTATCCAAAGAAAGGCGAACCTGTTTATACCCATGATTACAACCCTGGGCCTTGCAAGCAAACTTGACCGGTATATCATCGAAGAATCCGCGGCATTCCTCCAGGAAAATACAGAAACGGTGCTGGCTGTGAATATTACGACTGAATTTTGTCGGGATCATCTGGCAGTGGCCTGGCTGCGGCAGTTTCTTGGGGATAAAAAACATCTGGCAGATCGTCTCTTGTTTGAAGTGCATGAAAACACCTTGATCAATTTTTCCGACATCTGTTTTGAATTTGCCGGTTTGATCACAGGAAAGGGATTTAAATTGGGTCTCGACCGGTTTACCATGCATGACCTGTCACTTAAATCCCTGGATAAAATAAAACCCTATTACATTAAAATTGAACGCGATTATCTTGAGGTGTTTGATGACCCCCAGAAAGCGGATATGGTTTTAAACGCTTTGTTTGCAATTACCCAGAGCCTGGGCATCAAATTGATTGCCGTGAAAATCGAGAATGAACCCCAACGGCTTGAACTTGCAGGCAAGAATATTGCCTATTTCCAGGGACACGGCATTGCGGACATCATTGCGCTAAAAGGATGA
- a CDS encoding transglutaminase-like cysteine peptidase: MHQIKHLFIVIILLLVTVLFAGTNSRFFVPVKLLNSYKATYGSQAVRRLDSLLAMMDRQRGLPEEQIVINVNDFFNQLEYRSDRQTWNKSDYWASRLEFLGKGQGDCEDFAVAKFLTMIQLGVPGEKIFLTYVRARGFADAAHLVATYYKKPGTVPFVLDNYIKKIMPATQRPDLVPVYSFTARDLYIQKQHGLGKRVSRGLLKTQRKLKAIDMEIQENKH, translated from the coding sequence ATGCACCAAATCAAACACCTGTTTATCGTAATAATACTTCTGTTGGTAACGGTACTCTTTGCCGGCACCAACAGCAGGTTTTTTGTGCCTGTAAAATTATTAAACAGTTATAAAGCAACTTACGGCAGTCAGGCGGTCAGACGTTTGGACAGCCTGCTTGCCATGATGGACAGGCAGCGTGGTTTACCCGAAGAGCAGATTGTTATCAATGTAAACGATTTTTTTAACCAATTGGAATATCGTTCCGACAGACAAACATGGAATAAAAGCGATTATTGGGCCAGCCGCCTGGAATTTTTAGGCAAGGGGCAGGGGGACTGTGAAGATTTTGCCGTTGCCAAATTTTTAACCATGATCCAGCTTGGCGTCCCGGGTGAGAAAATCTTTCTGACCTATGTACGCGCCAGGGGATTTGCCGATGCGGCCCACCTTGTCGCAACCTATTACAAAAAACCGGGCACCGTGCCCTTTGTTCTTGACAACTATATCAAAAAGATCATGCCGGCCACACAACGCCCGGATCTGGTTCCTGTGTACAGTTTCACGGCCCGGGATCTATATATTCAAAAACAGCACGGTCTTGGCAAGCGTGTGAGCCGGGGACTGTTGAAAACCCAGCGCAAATTAAAGGCCATTGATATGGAAATCCAGGAGAATAAACATTGA